One genomic region from Biomphalaria glabrata chromosome 7, xgBioGlab47.1, whole genome shotgun sequence encodes:
- the LOC106079188 gene encoding uncharacterized protein LOC106079188 isoform X2 has translation MRRPPRPMGPLGMGHPGMGPLRPRGPLPHLVPRGPIPGLGMPLPGLGPIPPVPMVSSCTNSNDPASMDSRLFVGNLNTVALNKEAIEGIFSRYGMIMGISMHKGYAFVQFSHPDEARRAGASEDGKHYAGQAIDINIVSQPKNRNALKRSAGGRSVNDTPAKKSRSDIPGTNQSLQRTLVTLSGPTDTSNKRMAANNAVKRALATVSKKTVSKSPAVSRPASTTNKIATPNKPVAVKTTWPDVLICGVCKLQFTSLHNLAQHKKIPCQLRVSTQAKEAVSPNQVTGEPAILVCAQCDTQFNTAWALCLHCTEEHSMSIYKKEGDTAVKEDPKEEAVKVVDSPTNSTNVKDSGK, from the exons ATGCGTCGCCCACCTAGGCCAATGGGACCACTTGGAATGGGTCACCCTGGAATGGGTCCCTTAAGGCCTCGTGGTCCACTTCCTCATCTAGTCCCTCGAGGGCCAATACCAGGCCTGGGAATGCCACTTCCAGGTTTAGGACCCATTCCACCAGTACCAATGGTCAGCAGTTGCACTAACTCAAATGACCCTGCCTCAATGGACTCTCGGCTGTTTGTTGGTAACCTCAACACTGTTGCTTTGAACAAGGAAGCTATTGAAGGCATTTTCAGCAGGTATGGGATGATCATGGGCATCTCAATGCACAAAGGTTATGCTTTTGTCCAGTTCAGTCATCCTGATGAGGCCAGACGTGCAGGTGCCAGTGAAGATGGTAAACACTATGCTGGACAGGCAATAG ATATCAATATAGTGTCTCAGCCTAAAAACAGAAATGCGCTGAAGCGCTCTGCTGGTGGGAGATCAGTAAATGATAC CCCAGCCAAAAAATCTCGATCTGACATCCCTGGCACCAATCAGTCATTACAGAGAACTTTGGTCACATTGAGTGGGCCTACAGATACATCCAACAAAAgg ATGGCGGCAAACAATGCAGTTAAGCGTGCCCTGGCTACAGTTTCCAAAAAGACTGTTTCAAAATCTCCTGCAGTTTCTAGACCAGCTTCCACCACAAATAAGATAGCCACACCCAACAAACCAGTTGCTGTCAAAACAACTT GGCCAGATGTTTTGATTTGTGGTGTTTGTAAGCTCCAGTTTACCAGTCTTCACAATCTTGCTCAACACAAGAAAATACCATGTCAGCTGCGAGTTAGCACACAAGCTAAAGAAGCTGTTTCTCCCAATCAAG TGACTGGTGAACCAGCCATATTAGTATGTGCACAGTGTGACACTCAGTTTAACACAGCCTGGGCCTTGTGTCTCCATTGTACTGAGGAACACAGTATGAGTATCTACAAAAAAGAG GGGGACACTGCTGTGAAGGAGGATCCCAAAGAAGAAGCAGTg aaagtGGTTGACTCTCCGACTAACAGCACCAATGTAAAGGACAGTGGCAAGTGA
- the LOC106079188 gene encoding uncharacterized protein LOC106079188 isoform X1, translated as MRRPPRPMGPLGMGHPGMGPLRPRGPLPHLVPRGPIPGLGMPLPGLGPIPPVPMVSSCTNSNDPASMDSRLFVGNLNTVALNKEAIEGIFSRYGMIMGISMHKGYAFVQFSHPDEARRAGASEDGKHYAGQAIDINIVSQPKNRNALKRSAGGRSVNDTSPAKKSRSDIPGTNQSLQRTLVTLSGPTDTSNKRMAANNAVKRALATVSKKTVSKSPAVSRPASTTNKIATPNKPVAVKTTWPDVLICGVCKLQFTSLHNLAQHKKIPCQLRVSTQAKEAVSPNQVTGEPAILVCAQCDTQFNTAWALCLHCTEEHSMSIYKKEGDTAVKEDPKEEAVKVVDSPTNSTNVKDSGK; from the exons ATGCGTCGCCCACCTAGGCCAATGGGACCACTTGGAATGGGTCACCCTGGAATGGGTCCCTTAAGGCCTCGTGGTCCACTTCCTCATCTAGTCCCTCGAGGGCCAATACCAGGCCTGGGAATGCCACTTCCAGGTTTAGGACCCATTCCACCAGTACCAATGGTCAGCAGTTGCACTAACTCAAATGACCCTGCCTCAATGGACTCTCGGCTGTTTGTTGGTAACCTCAACACTGTTGCTTTGAACAAGGAAGCTATTGAAGGCATTTTCAGCAGGTATGGGATGATCATGGGCATCTCAATGCACAAAGGTTATGCTTTTGTCCAGTTCAGTCATCCTGATGAGGCCAGACGTGCAGGTGCCAGTGAAGATGGTAAACACTATGCTGGACAGGCAATAG ATATCAATATAGTGTCTCAGCCTAAAAACAGAAATGCGCTGAAGCGCTCTGCTGGTGGGAGATCAGTAAATGATAC CAGCCCAGCCAAAAAATCTCGATCTGACATCCCTGGCACCAATCAGTCATTACAGAGAACTTTGGTCACATTGAGTGGGCCTACAGATACATCCAACAAAAgg ATGGCGGCAAACAATGCAGTTAAGCGTGCCCTGGCTACAGTTTCCAAAAAGACTGTTTCAAAATCTCCTGCAGTTTCTAGACCAGCTTCCACCACAAATAAGATAGCCACACCCAACAAACCAGTTGCTGTCAAAACAACTT GGCCAGATGTTTTGATTTGTGGTGTTTGTAAGCTCCAGTTTACCAGTCTTCACAATCTTGCTCAACACAAGAAAATACCATGTCAGCTGCGAGTTAGCACACAAGCTAAAGAAGCTGTTTCTCCCAATCAAG TGACTGGTGAACCAGCCATATTAGTATGTGCACAGTGTGACACTCAGTTTAACACAGCCTGGGCCTTGTGTCTCCATTGTACTGAGGAACACAGTATGAGTATCTACAAAAAAGAG GGGGACACTGCTGTGAAGGAGGATCCCAAAGAAGAAGCAGTg aaagtGGTTGACTCTCCGACTAACAGCACCAATGTAAAGGACAGTGGCAAGTGA